A DNA window from Paenibacillus sp. HWE-109 contains the following coding sequences:
- a CDS encoding M20 family metallopeptidase has translation MKSAIAQTIDHNADRFKAVSSFIGANPELGHEEFLASARLTEELNHHGFHIERGILDIPTSFLASYDSGKAGPVVAFLAEYDALPDLGHACGHHLICMMSIGAAIGLKSVLAETGGRIRVYGTPAEETKGAKVPMAAAGLFKDVDIALMAHPYYTYERSGESLAMDAIQYEFFGRSAHAAAQPYEGINALDAVLQLFNSVNALRQQTKSDARIHGIISEGGKAPNIIPDYAVAQFYVRSASRAYTNELVQKVLHCAEGAALQTGCTLKSSFYEYSYDELRTNETLSEVFNDQLLAMGIEPQAIEVGKDHGSLDLGNVSTQCPTIHPFVKVVNEKHMLHTKEFRDLALQEPALNAMIFAAKVLANTAYEVLSTPELLQKIKAEFASANK, from the coding sequence ATGAAATCTGCTATTGCACAAACCATTGACCATAATGCTGATCGCTTCAAAGCTGTTTCCAGTTTTATTGGGGCAAATCCGGAACTCGGGCATGAAGAATTTCTAGCGTCAGCCCGCTTAACGGAGGAACTTAACCATCATGGTTTTCACATTGAACGAGGTATCCTGGATATTCCGACCTCCTTCCTAGCCTCCTACGATTCAGGCAAAGCCGGCCCTGTCGTTGCCTTTTTAGCTGAATATGATGCCTTGCCTGATCTTGGTCATGCTTGCGGCCATCACTTGATCTGTATGATGAGCATCGGCGCAGCGATTGGACTCAAATCCGTCCTTGCCGAAACAGGAGGCAGAATCCGTGTCTATGGCACACCTGCCGAAGAGACCAAAGGAGCCAAAGTTCCGATGGCAGCAGCCGGGCTTTTCAAGGATGTCGATATTGCGCTTATGGCTCATCCCTATTATACGTATGAGAGATCCGGGGAATCCCTCGCCATGGATGCGATACAGTACGAATTCTTCGGACGTTCCGCACATGCTGCCGCTCAGCCGTATGAGGGAATTAACGCGTTGGATGCCGTGCTGCAGCTATTCAATAGCGTTAACGCACTGCGTCAGCAAACCAAATCCGATGCACGTATTCACGGCATAATCAGCGAGGGCGGCAAAGCTCCTAATATCATCCCGGACTATGCTGTTGCCCAATTCTACGTCCGTTCCGCCTCGCGTGCATACACGAACGAACTGGTGCAGAAAGTTCTGCATTGTGCAGAAGGCGCCGCATTGCAAACTGGCTGTACACTCAAGAGCTCATTCTATGAATACTCGTATGATGAACTCCGAACCAATGAAACCTTATCTGAGGTGTTTAATGATCAATTGCTCGCAATGGGCATTGAACCGCAAGCTATCGAAGTCGGCAAAGATCACGGTTCCCTGGATCTCGGCAATGTATCCACCCAGTGCCCGACGATTCATCCCTTTGTGAAAGTGGTCAATGAGAAGCACATGCTCCACACGAAGGAGTTCCGTGATCTGGCGCTGCAAGAACCTGCGCTCAATGCGATGATTTTCGCAGCCAAAGTGTTAGCTAACACCGCGTATGAAGTGCTCAGCACGCCAGAGTTATTGCAAAAAATCAAAGCGGAATTCGCCTCCGCGAACAAATAG
- a CDS encoding GDSL-type esterase/lipase family protein produces MVKTIINYLAFGDSLTVGFGAPEGLGFVSIYRQKVERLLNVPVHLHHAGKNGATTTELLEALGSNPTIQKDVQEADIITITAGGNDLIQAAIPFFYQNDPMLLKTALQTYEANYKKLMGQIKALRKGIETPCYIALIGLYNPLPQIPDAAYWVQRFNLFLRKLEQPHVRIVQVYDAFVGRDGTYLSEDAIHPNEQGYDALAQQVEKAFSLDQLQQLIV; encoded by the coding sequence ATGGTAAAGACGATCATCAATTATTTGGCATTTGGCGATTCACTAACCGTGGGATTCGGAGCACCGGAAGGTCTTGGGTTCGTATCGATCTATCGGCAGAAGGTAGAGAGATTGCTGAACGTTCCTGTTCACTTGCATCACGCTGGCAAGAACGGAGCCACGACCACCGAGCTGCTTGAGGCGCTGGGGTCCAACCCAACTATTCAGAAGGACGTTCAGGAAGCGGATATTATAACAATTACGGCAGGCGGGAATGATTTGATTCAAGCCGCTATTCCGTTTTTTTATCAGAACGACCCCATGTTGTTGAAGACAGCTTTGCAAACGTATGAAGCCAACTATAAGAAATTAATGGGTCAAATCAAAGCACTGCGTAAAGGCATCGAGACACCTTGCTATATCGCATTAATTGGGTTATACAACCCATTGCCTCAGATCCCTGATGCTGCATATTGGGTGCAGCGGTTTAATTTATTTTTGCGTAAACTAGAGCAGCCGCATGTTCGCATCGTGCAAGTGTACGATGCCTTCGTGGGGCGAGACGGGACCTATTTATCTGAGGATGCCATTCATCCTAATGAACAGGGGTATGATGCGCTGGCGCAGCAGGTTGAGAAAGCCTTTTCTCTAGACCAACTGCAGCAGCTAATCGTCTAA
- the trhA gene encoding PAQR family membrane homeostasis protein TrhA has translation MEYSIQEERANAISHGVGVLLSIVALVMLILQACLHGNVWHIVSFSIFGTALVTLYTCSTLLHSISQPRWKDLFEIFDHSAIYLLIAGSYTPYLLVTLRGPLGWSFLGVIWGLALVGIVLKIFYVKRFILVSTLCYILMGWLIVLAFKPLYVHLPFGGIVWLVIGGLLYTFGSIFYVWRRIPYHHAIWHVFVLAGSACHFFSVFGYVIAS, from the coding sequence ATGGAATACTCCATTCAAGAAGAGCGCGCTAACGCCATCAGTCATGGTGTAGGGGTCTTGTTAAGCATCGTAGCCCTAGTCATGCTTATCCTGCAAGCCTGTCTACATGGCAATGTATGGCATATTGTAAGCTTTAGCATTTTCGGAACAGCGCTAGTCACTTTATACACATGCTCCACCTTGCTGCACAGCATTTCGCAACCTCGATGGAAAGATCTTTTCGAGATTTTTGACCATTCGGCCATTTATTTGCTAATCGCCGGCAGTTATACGCCCTATCTCCTCGTAACGTTGAGGGGCCCGCTTGGCTGGTCCTTTTTAGGCGTCATTTGGGGCTTGGCGCTTGTTGGCATTGTGCTGAAAATTTTTTATGTGAAGCGGTTCATCCTCGTTTCAACACTTTGCTACATTCTCATGGGATGGCTGATTGTGCTTGCCTTCAAGCCTTTATACGTCCATCTGCCGTTTGGCGGAATTGTATGGCTGGTCATCGGCGGACTGCTGTATACGTTTGGTTCGATCTTCTATGTATGGCGGCGCATCCCTTATCACCATGCAATCTGGCATGTGTTCGTGTTAGCTGGTAGCGCCTGTCACTTCTTCTCCGTCTTTGGGTATGTCATCGCATCTTAA
- a CDS encoding DegV family protein, with protein MTRVRICTDSTCDLSDELLQGYQIVSVPLYVIFEDQSYQDGVSIKADRLYELVEQTGKLPKTAAPSPADFERAFAPIIGSGDEIVYIGLSSELSSTVQNAAIAAANYPDGKVTVIDSRNLSTGIGLLVLKAAQAARDGQSSKEITEMVMSLTAKIEVEFIIDTLEYLHKGGRCSSVQHFLGSLLKIRPLVKVIDGAMTSTDKVRGKREKALDQLLNNALKHKDNMNTDFLFVTHSSAADEAAYVKQQIERHTRVKQVFITDTGCVVSSHCGPRTVGIVFAKN; from the coding sequence TTGACTCGAGTACGTATATGTACAGATAGCACATGTGATTTAAGTGATGAGCTGCTGCAAGGCTACCAAATTGTGAGCGTGCCTCTTTATGTTATTTTTGAAGACCAATCCTATCAGGATGGGGTTTCGATTAAAGCTGATAGATTGTATGAGCTTGTAGAACAAACGGGAAAACTGCCCAAAACGGCAGCACCTTCACCGGCTGATTTTGAACGAGCTTTTGCGCCAATTATTGGCAGCGGTGATGAGATTGTGTATATCGGACTTTCCTCGGAGCTTTCCTCCACGGTTCAAAATGCAGCTATTGCGGCTGCCAATTATCCGGATGGAAAAGTAACCGTGATTGATTCTAGAAATCTATCAACGGGAATCGGTCTGCTAGTGTTGAAAGCGGCTCAAGCCGCTAGAGATGGCCAAAGCAGTAAGGAAATCACGGAAATGGTTATGTCCTTAACCGCCAAAATCGAAGTGGAATTCATTATCGATACGTTAGAATATTTGCATAAAGGCGGAAGGTGTTCAAGTGTTCAGCATTTTTTGGGAAGTCTGCTGAAAATCAGACCTCTTGTGAAAGTGATTGACGGAGCCATGACCTCGACGGATAAAGTAAGGGGCAAACGAGAGAAAGCGCTAGATCAGCTTTTGAATAATGCATTGAAGCACAAAGACAACATGAACACGGATTTCCTGTTCGTTACACATTCTTCGGCAGCGGATGAAGCGGCTTACGTCAAACAACAGATTGAACGACATACAAGGGTGAAGCAAGTGTTTATTACGGATACAGGCTGTGTTGTATCGAGTCATTGCGGCCCACGTACAGTTGGCATTGTATTCGCCAAAAACTAA
- a CDS encoding DegV family protein, whose amino-acid sequence MTTIKIITDSSCDLPRMIIEEHGINVVPLSVHFGEECMSPQMELCDFYARMKVESVLPKTSSPSPLHFFANYETADVGQDILVISLSSALSSTYHHALMGKELLLEAGYKGQIEVIDSRTASLGLGVLVYKAAKMAEAHVPFAEIVEKIKCSIATSGTYFFLDTLENVIKGGRLDRVRGAVASVLNIKLLMKASEEGSVEVIEKIRGTQQALKRMISKVGESVHDFEKDVIAVAHSNCEERAREVLGQLLEKYPFRTVLFSNMGTVIGTYAGEGGVLIAY is encoded by the coding sequence ATGACGACAATCAAGATTATCACTGACAGCAGTTGCGACCTCCCAAGAATGATCATAGAGGAGCACGGGATTAATGTCGTTCCACTATCTGTGCACTTTGGAGAGGAGTGCATGTCCCCGCAGATGGAACTCTGCGACTTTTATGCAAGAATGAAGGTAGAGAGTGTCTTGCCTAAGACATCAAGCCCATCTCCGCTTCATTTCTTTGCGAATTATGAGACAGCCGATGTTGGTCAGGATATTCTTGTTATTAGTCTTTCTTCTGCGCTTAGCAGCACGTATCATCATGCGCTTATGGGCAAGGAGCTTTTGCTGGAAGCAGGCTACAAAGGCCAGATTGAGGTAATCGATTCAAGGACGGCTTCGCTGGGCTTAGGTGTCTTGGTGTACAAAGCGGCTAAAATGGCAGAAGCGCACGTCCCTTTTGCAGAAATTGTCGAAAAAATTAAATGTTCTATTGCAACTTCCGGCACTTATTTCTTTTTGGATACATTGGAAAATGTGATTAAAGGTGGCAGGCTAGATCGTGTTCGCGGGGCGGTAGCCTCTGTTTTGAACATTAAACTGCTCATGAAAGCTAGCGAGGAAGGCTCCGTTGAAGTCATCGAGAAGATTCGTGGTACCCAGCAGGCGCTGAAGCGTATGATTTCCAAAGTAGGCGAATCTGTTCATGATTTCGAGAAAGATGTGATTGCAGTTGCTCATAGCAATTGCGAGGAGCGGGCGCGCGAAGTGTTAGGTCAACTGCTGGAGAAGTATCCGTTCCGCACGGTGCTGTTCTCAAACATGGGAACTGTGATCGGTACCTATGCAGGCGAAGGTGGCGTGTTGATCGCTTATTAA
- a CDS encoding CARDB domain-containing protein, whose translation MLNGKQFMSSNKTAKWCCMVILVLAILPLYASFSSAATNLAAGKVMSASSYNQTYAAGNTNDGNPSTYWESANNAFPQWLKVDLGSAASVNQVTLKLPASWGSRNQTVSLLGSSDDVTYTTLKASQTYTFDVNSANTVTIVFNAASVRYLKLNFTANTAWPAAQLAEFEVYGDAVTPNPTPTPTPSPGTTTTYQAENAVLSGSAAVTTNHTGYQGTGFVEGYWAQGAATTFNVNAASAGYMDVALRYGNGFAASSISLYVNGTKVTQSTLPTTNSWDTWLTKTETVYVTAGSNTIAYKYDAGDGANINLDQITVSASSAQKPDLTVTNIGWAPSGTLTEGANVTFQAEVTNSGTAATANVPHKVSFRINGNEIASGTASTSIAINGKTTITASSPWLSSSGSYAIVAVVDSDNTINEWNETNNSYTKSLTIAPLPGPDLIVQNVSWSPSNPQPGNAVSFTVTVKNQGADPANGAIAARAVIGSTTLNGSLSGGLAAGAVGTVSLSGSWTAVNGSTPVTATVDPANTIAEVKETNNTFSSSIGVSTAGPALPYAEVQAEDAVTNGTIIGPDRSYPSLAGEASGRKAVTLSAQGQYVEFTVPQNANSIVMRYSIPDNAAGTGITAPLALYINGVKQSDLTLTSKYGWIYGGYPFNNNPVDVRPHHFYDEVNRLVSQMTPGTKVKVQVDSGNNAGSYTIDLMDFEQVAPAATQPTGSLSLTADFGADPTGAVDATAATQNAVNTASAQGKVLWVPPGTYTINTQILVNNVTIRGAGIWYTKFHFTSSTGNSEGFYGNYAPNPSTNVHLSDFAIFGEVMTRIDNDQINGIGGALTNSTISNLWIEHTKCGMWLDGPFDNLKISGVRIRNQNADGINFHKGVTNSSVTQSFFRNTGDDALAMWSDSSGNAIPNANNAFTFNRVELPVLANGIALYGGTNNDVTDNYVADQQAEGGGIHVGNRFSPVTPVSGITHISRNTIIRSGSRDYYNGWNFGTGALWFFALDQPLNGTILVEDNKIIDSNYEAIHFIGSNISNITFNRDQIIGTGTYAIENRANGGSVTFNNVTATGLGRGSYFGNANGFTIVQGPGNSGWSATPVLIDPYPTPVYSPVVYP comes from the coding sequence ATGTTGAATGGAAAGCAATTTATGAGTTCAAACAAAACAGCCAAATGGTGTTGTATGGTCATTCTAGTTCTGGCCATACTGCCACTCTATGCCAGCTTCAGTTCCGCTGCTACCAATCTGGCGGCGGGCAAGGTTATGAGCGCCAGCAGCTATAATCAAACGTATGCGGCAGGCAACACGAATGACGGAAATCCTTCAACGTACTGGGAAAGCGCCAATAATGCTTTCCCTCAGTGGCTTAAGGTTGATTTAGGCAGCGCGGCCTCGGTCAACCAAGTGACCCTCAAGCTGCCAGCAAGCTGGGGAAGTCGCAATCAAACGGTATCCCTCTTGGGAAGCAGCGATGATGTGACTTATACAACTTTGAAAGCATCGCAAACGTATACATTTGATGTCAATAGTGCCAACACCGTGACAATCGTGTTTAACGCTGCGAGTGTTCGATATCTCAAACTCAATTTTACCGCCAATACCGCCTGGCCAGCCGCCCAACTCGCTGAATTTGAAGTGTACGGCGACGCGGTAACTCCCAATCCTACACCTACGCCTACGCCATCTCCTGGCACAACCACCACTTATCAAGCAGAAAACGCAGTATTAAGCGGCAGCGCAGCCGTTACGACGAATCATACCGGTTACCAGGGTACAGGGTTTGTTGAGGGCTACTGGGCACAAGGCGCAGCCACCACCTTCAACGTGAACGCAGCCTCAGCCGGCTATATGGATGTAGCCCTGCGTTACGGCAATGGATTTGCCGCTTCCAGCATATCGCTGTATGTCAATGGCACGAAGGTTACACAGAGTACCCTGCCTACTACTAACAGTTGGGATACTTGGCTGACCAAAACAGAAACCGTATATGTAACGGCTGGCAGCAATACGATCGCCTACAAATATGATGCAGGAGATGGGGCCAATATTAACCTGGATCAAATCACCGTTAGCGCTTCCAGCGCTCAGAAACCGGATCTCACGGTAACGAATATAGGCTGGGCGCCAAGCGGAACCCTTACAGAGGGGGCGAATGTGACTTTTCAAGCAGAAGTAACGAATTCGGGTACAGCCGCTACCGCCAATGTGCCACACAAAGTTTCATTCCGTATCAATGGCAATGAAATTGCAAGCGGTACAGCCTCTACGAGTATCGCCATCAATGGGAAAACGACAATAACGGCATCAAGCCCTTGGCTATCCTCTTCGGGGTCGTACGCCATCGTTGCTGTTGTCGATTCGGATAACACGATCAATGAATGGAATGAAACCAATAATTCCTATACCAAATCTTTAACAATCGCGCCACTGCCAGGACCTGATTTAATTGTGCAAAATGTGAGTTGGTCGCCAAGCAATCCGCAGCCTGGCAATGCGGTAAGCTTCACGGTAACCGTGAAAAACCAAGGAGCCGATCCAGCGAATGGCGCTATTGCCGCTCGCGCAGTCATTGGTTCAACCACGCTGAACGGCAGCTTATCTGGCGGGCTTGCAGCAGGAGCTGTAGGTACTGTCAGCTTATCAGGATCTTGGACGGCTGTGAATGGATCAACACCGGTCACAGCAACCGTCGACCCGGCTAATACCATAGCTGAAGTAAAAGAAACGAACAATACCTTCAGTAGTTCGATCGGAGTTTCCACCGCAGGGCCTGCGCTGCCATACGCAGAAGTTCAAGCCGAAGATGCGGTCACCAATGGCACCATCATCGGACCTGATCGCTCCTATCCTAGCTTGGCTGGCGAAGCATCGGGACGCAAAGCGGTAACGCTAAGCGCTCAAGGACAATATGTAGAATTTACAGTCCCCCAAAATGCGAATTCAATCGTGATGCGCTACAGCATCCCTGACAACGCAGCCGGTACGGGCATTACAGCACCACTTGCCTTATACATCAATGGCGTGAAACAATCCGATTTAACGCTTACGTCCAAGTATGGCTGGATCTACGGCGGTTATCCGTTTAATAATAATCCTGTCGATGTCCGCCCCCATCATTTCTATGATGAAGTAAACCGTTTGGTCAGCCAAATGACGCCAGGAACCAAAGTCAAAGTACAAGTGGACTCTGGCAACAATGCCGGATCGTATACAATTGACTTGATGGATTTCGAACAAGTTGCACCAGCAGCGACTCAACCAACAGGCTCCTTATCCTTAACAGCAGATTTTGGCGCAGATCCGACAGGCGCTGTCGATGCAACAGCCGCAACACAAAATGCGGTAAACACCGCTTCCGCCCAAGGCAAAGTTCTATGGGTGCCGCCTGGCACCTATACCATCAACACGCAAATTCTTGTTAATAACGTAACGATTCGCGGTGCAGGTATCTGGTACACTAAATTCCATTTCACAAGCTCAACAGGGAATAGCGAAGGATTCTATGGTAACTATGCGCCAAATCCGAGCACGAACGTCCATCTCTCCGATTTTGCTATTTTCGGTGAGGTCATGACGCGGATTGACAATGATCAAATTAATGGCATCGGCGGAGCTTTAACGAATTCCACGATCAGCAATCTTTGGATTGAGCATACCAAGTGCGGAATGTGGCTGGACGGACCGTTCGATAATTTGAAAATCAGCGGCGTACGCATTCGCAATCAGAATGCAGATGGAATTAACTTCCACAAAGGTGTCACGAACTCATCTGTCACCCAATCCTTTTTCCGCAATACGGGCGATGACGCTCTGGCCATGTGGAGCGATTCAAGCGGCAACGCCATCCCTAATGCCAACAATGCTTTCACTTTCAATCGTGTAGAGTTGCCCGTTCTCGCTAATGGCATCGCCTTGTATGGCGGTACCAACAATGATGTTACCGACAATTATGTTGCTGATCAGCAAGCGGAAGGCGGCGGCATTCATGTCGGAAATCGATTCTCTCCGGTTACGCCTGTCAGCGGCATCACCCACATATCGCGCAACACCATCATTCGGAGCGGTTCGAGAGACTACTACAATGGTTGGAATTTCGGCACAGGCGCGCTCTGGTTCTTCGCGTTGGATCAGCCTTTGAATGGAACCATTCTTGTGGAAGACAACAAAATCATCGACAGCAATTATGAAGCGATTCACTTCATAGGCTCAAACATCAGCAATATTACTTTCAATCGCGATCAAATTATCGGAACTGGCACTTATGCGATTGAGAATAGAGCTAACGGAGGCTCCGTCACCTTCAACAACGTGACAGCTACGGGCTTGGGCAGAGGCAGCTATTTTGGCAATGCCAATGGCTTTACCATTGTTCAAGGACCTGGCAATTCAGGATGGAGTGCAACTCCTGTCCTGATCGATCCTTATCCTACACCTGTTTATTCACCTGTTGTCTATCCATAG
- a CDS encoding HelD family protein — protein sequence MDTKTQSAYQEELQRLEQTNTEIDKQLARLRSTPVYYGPDLTEQALEVARENGRHNLTKAIDEPYFGRLDFQENGMAEANPLYIGKSGVEDERNGQLLVIDWRAPVASLFYSFTGGLDAASYDSPDGLIEGLVYLKRNLVVRKQILQRVVDTYDRTEDSLSVGDEFLLYRLGENKDNKLRDIVSTIQAEQDRIIRAVKNTALIIQGVAGSGKTTVALHRLAFLLYQYREQVRAERMIIFAPNSMFLDYISGVLPELGVGNIQQSTFTDWALDVLDHEVTMADQALTLQTWFSLGSKRPPVDDQAPGRFKGSMAFKMYLEDCLTKFEASYVPTVDFSPWDGAKLPIASIREWFFVENKHYPLVKRRERVVARIKRWMDMQLDKIWEQSKKKELKKKSSQKLRTYLTGWPEHSAFTFYKMLFSDKSRPDSLPVDLLAQIPASIITASLKNFKKKEVQLEDLAPLLHIHTRLYGIPSDRLFDHVVIDEAQDFSPFQVAVLDSYTRNSSFTILGDLSQGIHAYQGITDWKEFSSLFPADATAYFELERSYRSTMEIIQFANTVLQRGVEHPLLAVPVFRSGNKVHVLQTDLKGRLPLLLRAIATLKQGSSSTIAVVARTEKHALELHEALTEAGIETNLITSKQRVYRGGISVLPVYLTKGLEFDAVLLMDVTAGHYETSLMDAKLLYVGCTRALHELWLMAPGELSPLVSIEDEEIVTTKAPA from the coding sequence TTGGACACAAAGACTCAAAGTGCCTATCAAGAAGAATTGCAGCGTCTTGAGCAAACGAATACCGAAATCGATAAACAACTTGCACGGCTTCGAAGCACACCTGTTTATTATGGACCGGATTTAACGGAACAAGCTTTGGAGGTTGCTCGGGAGAATGGCCGCCATAACTTGACCAAGGCGATAGACGAACCGTATTTCGGACGTCTTGATTTCCAGGAGAATGGCATGGCTGAGGCGAATCCACTCTACATTGGCAAATCCGGCGTCGAAGACGAACGCAATGGTCAACTGCTCGTCATCGATTGGCGTGCGCCCGTTGCAAGCCTATTCTATTCATTTACTGGCGGACTCGATGCCGCATCGTATGATTCCCCGGATGGCCTCATTGAAGGCCTCGTTTATTTGAAACGAAACCTCGTTGTCCGCAAACAAATTTTGCAGCGGGTCGTGGACACGTATGATCGCACAGAGGACTCTCTATCTGTTGGTGATGAGTTCCTGCTTTATCGATTAGGTGAAAATAAGGATAACAAGCTGCGTGATATCGTTTCCACGATTCAAGCAGAGCAAGATCGTATTATACGTGCCGTCAAAAATACGGCATTAATCATTCAAGGAGTTGCCGGAAGCGGTAAAACAACCGTTGCTCTTCATCGCCTTGCCTTCCTCCTTTATCAATACCGGGAACAAGTGCGCGCGGAGCGGATGATTATTTTTGCGCCTAACTCCATGTTCCTTGATTATATTTCCGGTGTACTGCCAGAATTGGGTGTGGGAAATATTCAACAAAGCACTTTCACGGATTGGGCGCTTGATGTGCTGGATCACGAAGTCACGATGGCTGATCAGGCGTTGACCCTGCAAACTTGGTTCTCCCTAGGAAGCAAAAGGCCCCCAGTTGACGACCAGGCGCCCGGCAGATTCAAAGGATCTATGGCATTCAAAATGTACTTGGAAGATTGTCTGACCAAATTCGAAGCCTCTTACGTGCCTACGGTGGATTTCAGCCCCTGGGACGGAGCCAAGCTGCCGATTGCCTCTATTCGCGAGTGGTTTTTCGTTGAAAACAAACACTATCCACTTGTCAAACGACGTGAACGGGTCGTTGCCCGTATCAAACGGTGGATGGACATGCAGCTTGATAAGATTTGGGAGCAAAGCAAGAAAAAAGAACTCAAAAAGAAATCAAGTCAAAAGCTGCGTACCTATTTGACGGGTTGGCCTGAGCATTCTGCCTTTACCTTCTATAAAATGCTATTTTCAGACAAAAGCCGTCCAGATAGCCTTCCCGTTGATTTGCTAGCACAGATACCAGCGTCGATTATCACTGCATCCCTGAAAAACTTCAAGAAAAAAGAAGTGCAGTTGGAAGATCTTGCTCCACTCCTTCATATCCATACACGCTTGTACGGCATCCCCTCTGATCGGCTATTCGACCATGTTGTTATTGATGAAGCACAGGACTTCTCACCTTTCCAGGTTGCCGTGCTTGATAGTTATACTAGAAATAGCTCCTTTACAATCCTTGGCGATTTATCACAAGGGATTCATGCCTATCAAGGCATTACCGACTGGAAGGAATTTTCCAGTTTATTTCCGGCAGATGCAACCGCATATTTCGAACTTGAACGCAGTTATCGTTCTACGATGGAAATTATCCAGTTTGCCAATACTGTCTTGCAACGCGGGGTCGAACATCCGCTCCTTGCCGTACCGGTTTTCCGCAGCGGCAACAAGGTTCACGTCTTGCAGACGGATCTCAAAGGTAGGCTTCCGCTGCTTCTACGTGCGATTGCTACACTGAAACAAGGCAGCTCAAGTACCATAGCTGTTGTTGCCCGTACCGAGAAGCACGCGCTGGAGCTGCATGAGGCATTGACCGAAGCCGGTATCGAAACGAATCTCATTACTTCCAAACAGCGTGTCTATCGCGGCGGCATATCCGTCCTCCCTGTCTACCTCACCAAGGGATTGGAATTCGATGCTGTTCTGCTGATGGATGTTACGGCTGGGCATTACGAAACGAGCTTGATGGATGCCAAGCTGCTGTACGTCGGCTGTACTCGGGCCCTGCACGAACTGTGGTTGATGGCTCCAGGCGAGCTGTCTCCACTCGTTTCTATCGAAGACGAGGAGATCGTAACGACAAAGGCTCCTGCTTAA
- a CDS encoding glutathione peroxidase → MSLYDIEVETINGEKKSLSAYKGKVLLVVNTASACGLTPHYKGLQSLYEQFEDKGLVVLGFPCNQFAGQEPGTNEEIQSFCELNYNVTFPLFAKLDVKGENAHPLYTYLLSHTPEPYRTGEIEWNFVKFLIDANGNVVKQYGARTEPAEITPDIEALLA, encoded by the coding sequence ATGTCCCTATATGATATCGAGGTTGAGACGATTAACGGTGAGAAGAAGTCGCTTTCTGCTTATAAAGGCAAGGTACTGCTTGTTGTGAATACGGCGAGTGCTTGTGGACTGACTCCTCATTACAAAGGCTTGCAAAGTTTGTACGAGCAGTTCGAAGATAAGGGTTTGGTTGTACTTGGATTCCCCTGCAATCAATTTGCTGGTCAAGAGCCAGGTACGAATGAAGAAATTCAAAGCTTCTGCGAGCTCAACTATAACGTAACTTTTCCGCTGTTTGCTAAATTGGATGTCAAAGGTGAGAACGCACATCCTTTGTATACCTATTTGCTAAGCCATACCCCAGAGCCTTATCGTACAGGGGAAATTGAGTGGAATTTCGTCAAATTCTTAATTGATGCGAATGGCAACGTTGTTAAACAGTACGGAGCACGGACAGAACCGGCTGAAATTACCCCGGATATTGAGGCTTTGTTGGCTTAG
- a CDS encoding PIG-L deacetylase family protein produces the protein MGTRYGFIYAHPDDETFLSAALIRELADKGEAPALLLATRGDAGRQGLERAKDRTELARLREEEMKVAAGILGIAHIEHLGWPDGQLATIDFEALVAGVIAFIQKHELAYLFTFSEDGGNGHPDHVTISKATTAAVLSGECPSVRKLYYTASASLIASGHTPSIRVDTERWWTMKAAALKAHATQHIAIEKSFGDLANFPENRRWEAFVLGWQDGVMWPNVCDPHK, from the coding sequence ATGGGGACTCGATATGGATTTATCTATGCACATCCGGATGATGAAACTTTTCTTAGCGCTGCTCTTATTCGCGAACTTGCAGACAAGGGGGAAGCTCCTGCCTTATTGCTGGCAACTCGTGGCGACGCAGGCCGACAAGGCTTGGAGCGGGCCAAAGATCGCACGGAATTAGCGCGGCTGCGTGAGGAAGAAATGAAAGTAGCTGCAGGGATACTGGGCATTGCTCATATTGAGCATTTGGGGTGGCCGGATGGTCAACTGGCAACAATTGATTTTGAGGCATTAGTCGCTGGTGTTATTGCTTTTATTCAGAAGCATGAACTGGCGTACCTGTTTACATTCTCTGAGGACGGCGGGAATGGTCATCCTGATCATGTGACGATTTCCAAAGCCACGACGGCCGCTGTGCTAAGCGGCGAATGTCCGAGCGTGCGCAAACTTTACTATACAGCTTCAGCTTCGCTGATAGCGAGCGGTCATACACCCTCCATTCGCGTGGATACGGAACGTTGGTGGACGATGAAAGCAGCCGCACTAAAAGCGCATGCGACGCAGCATATCGCGATTGAGAAATCATTCGGAGATCTGGCAAACTTCCCGGAAAATCGTCGGTGGGAGGCATTTGTCCTCGGTTGGCAGGATGGCGTGATGTGGCCTAATGTATGCGACCCCCACAAGTGA